From one Melospiza melodia melodia isolate bMelMel2 chromosome 4, bMelMel2.pri, whole genome shotgun sequence genomic stretch:
- the LOC134418103 gene encoding secreted frizzled-related protein 2-like, with translation MLLTAEILVFAVNGFLRVATALDIGLSTKCVMIPKEMGMCHKIGYSEMRLPNLMGHTSMAEVIQKSSTWQHLVNTDCHPHVGTFLCSLFAPICLDTFIQPCRSMCASVRASCAPVLLCQGQPWPASLDCDRFPGDEDTCLAPLSKDYKHLHKVLPKPTCQTCPAVEEFFTHKRVLEVFCDSNFAVKVKLSKKRTAFEDQEYNIECQVEFITQGSLLPYETQSMIQQWLLINEKCIERMSPTHRPMVYLLVGNIEEGIILVKQVYRWQRKDSQLTLATQKWRQHKCL, from the exons ATGTTATTGACTGCAGAAATTCTTGTTTTTGCCGTGAATGGTTTCCTAAGGGTGGCAACAGCCTTGGACATTGGATTATCCACGAAATGCGTCATGATACCCAAGGAGATGGGCATGTGCCACAAGATTGGATACTCTGAAATGAGACTTCCCAACCTGATGGGACACACAAGCATGGCAGAGGTTATCCAAAAATCCAGCACCTGGCAGCACCTTGTAAACACAGACTGTCACCCTCACGTGGGGACGTTCCTGTGCTCCCTGTTTGCACCCATCTGTTTAGATAC GTtcatccagccctgcaggagcaTGTGTGCCTCTGtccgtgccagctgtgcccccgtgctgctgtgccaggggcagccctggccGGCCAGCCTGGACTGCGACCGCTTCCCTGGCGACGAGGACACGTGCCTGGCACCGCTCTCCAAGGACTACAAACACCTGCACAAAG TCCTACCAAAGCCTACCTGCCAGACTTGCCCAGCCGTGGAGGAATTCTTTACACACAAAAGAGTTCTTGAAGTTTTCTGCGACAGTAACTTTG cAGTGAAAGTAAAGCTGTCCAAGAAGAGAACAGCATTTGAGGACCAGGAGTATAACATTGAATGCCAGGTGGAATTCATTACCCAGGGCTCATTGTTGCCCTACGAAACCCAGAGTATGATACAACAGTGGCTGCTAATTAATGAAAAATGTATAGAGAGGATGAGCCCAACCCACCGTCCCATGGTGTATCTCCTTGTGGGGAACATTGAAGAGGGCATCATTTTGGTCAAACAGGTTTATCgctggcagaggaaggactcCCAGCTGACTCTGGCCACTCAGAAGTGGAGACAACATAAATGCTTGTAA